The Agrococcus carbonis genome has a window encoding:
- the ftsE gene encoding cell division ATP-binding protein FtsE has translation MIRFDEVSKTYSRKARPALDGISLEILKGEFVFLVGASGSGKSTLIRMVLREETPTSGEVHVLGQRLKALPSRRVPFFRRNLGVVFQDFRLLGNKTVYENVAFTLQVIGKSRGFISEAVPDVLKIVGLAGKASRLPHELSGGEQQRVAIARAVVNRPPILLADEPTGNLDPSTSAGIMALLARINEGGTTVVMATHEASIVDQMQKRVVELDAGVIMRDEAHGSYRRHLVDLDDDLAPVPEEELA, from the coding sequence ATGATCCGGTTCGACGAGGTCTCGAAGACCTACTCCCGCAAGGCCCGCCCCGCCCTCGACGGCATCTCGCTCGAGATCCTCAAGGGCGAGTTCGTGTTCCTCGTCGGCGCCTCCGGCTCCGGCAAGTCCACGCTCATCCGCATGGTGCTCCGCGAGGAGACCCCCACGAGCGGCGAGGTGCACGTGCTCGGCCAGCGGCTGAAGGCCCTGCCGAGCCGCCGCGTGCCGTTCTTCCGCCGCAACCTCGGCGTCGTGTTCCAGGACTTCCGGCTGCTGGGCAACAAGACGGTCTACGAGAACGTCGCGTTCACGCTGCAGGTGATCGGCAAGAGCCGCGGCTTCATCTCGGAGGCCGTGCCCGACGTGCTCAAGATCGTCGGCCTCGCCGGGAAGGCCTCCCGCCTCCCGCACGAGCTCTCCGGCGGCGAGCAGCAGCGCGTCGCGATCGCGCGCGCGGTCGTCAACCGCCCGCCGATCCTGCTCGCCGACGAGCCCACCGGCAACCTCGACCCCTCGACGAGCGCCGGCATCATGGCGCTGCTCGCACGCATCAACGAGGGCGGCACGACGGTCGTGATGGCGACGCACGAGGCGTCGATCGTCGACCAGATGCAGAAGCGCGTCGTCGAGCTCGATGCGGGCGTCATCATGCGGGACGAGGCGCACGGCAGCTACCGCCGGCACCTGGTCGACCTCGACGACGACCTCGCGCCCGTGCCCGAGGAGGAGCTCGCGTGA